In Halothermothrix orenii H 168, the sequence TAAGTTCACCTCATATATATAAAGAGGAAGGTATATATGGAGGTGAACTTTTTTTGTTATCACTATTAATTAGTTTTTTCAGGGGGTTATTGATTCTCGTTTCTTATATAAGAAACGGTAAGGTTTTTCCTCAACCATTATCCCCGGAAGAAGAAGAAAAATATATCAAGAGAATGAGGCAGGGAGATGAAGAAGCCAGGAATATATTGATTGAACATAATTTAAGACTGGTTGCCCATATTGTAAAAAAGTATAATTCAGTTTATACAGATAATGAAGATTTAATTTCTATAGGAACTATTGGATTAATTAAGGGGATAAATACCTATGATGAAACAAAAAAAACCAAACTGGCAACCTATGCTGCCCGTTGTATAGAAAATGAAATTCTGATGCACCTCAGGTCTGTAAAAAAACTAAGTAATGAAACCCTCCTTCAGGAATCAATTGGTTCAGATAAAGATGGAAATGATATAACCTTAATGGATGTCCTTGATACCCGGGAAGATTCTGTTATCAACAAAGTTGAAAAAAGTATTGATGAAGAACAACTCTATAATAAACTGGGGGAGTTATCACCAAGGGAGAAAAAGGTACTGGAATTACGATATGGATTGCTTGATGGAAAAAGATTGACCCAGAAAGAGGTAGCCTCTATTCTGGGAATTTCAAGGTCTTATGTTTCCAGGATAGAAAAAAAGGCTATTCAGGAATTAAGTGATCTTTTCCACGGTAAGGCTGGTCACAGGTAGTTCTTTTCTGATATAATTAAAATAGGAATTTTGTCCTACCCTATTGCATTTTAAATTGATTATGGTATAATGATTCAAGTATAAAAAAGATAATAATTGGTTAAAATGAATAGTGGGGAGAAATATGGGAAGTAAAATACAGCCTGATTTCTATTATAAAAGTATATTCGATGTTGAACTGGAAAAACTTAAAATAGAAGGAATAGAAGGTATCATTTGTGATATTGATAATACAATAGTCCCCTGGTCAAAGAGGGAAATAGTAAAGGAAGTGGTTAACTGGTTTGATGAAATAGAGAGTTATGGGTTTAAAATTTGCCTGGTATCAAATGGAACCGGGAGCCGGGTTACTTATTTCAGTGAAAAACTCGGTGTTCCTGCCGTGGGTCGGGCTGTCAAACCGGCCAAACGTGCTTTTTACCGGGCTATGGACAAACTGGGGATGGATCCAGAGCAAATAGCAGTAATCGGTGATCAGTTGTTTACTGATGTCTTTGGGGGAAATAGAATGGGTTTTACTACAGTACTGGTAAATCCAATGAGTGATAGAGAGCTTTTTACTACAAGGCTATTACGTAAGCTGGAAAAGTTGTTTTTTGAAAGGGAGGATTAATAATAGAAAAGGGGTGGTTGTCATGAAAGAAAAAATGGCCACAGTAATATTAATCCTGCTGTTTGTTACGGTATTTATTTTAGATTTCCATAAAGTTGAGGCCAGTGGCTATTATATGGAGCTCGGTACCAGGATCCTTAAAAAAGGTGACGAAGGTCCCGATGTAGCCATTCTCCAGAGGAAATTAAAAGAGTTAAATCTTTACAGGGGAAAGATAGATGGTATCTTTGGACCTGGAACGGAGAAGGCAGTTAAATTGTTTCAGGAAAAAAATAAATTAAAAGTAGATGGAATTGTAGGGCCAGGGACATACAGTAAACTTCCCAAAGGTAATCTACTTAGCAGAATGGATATTTCCAGGGATGATATTTTGCTTCTTGCCAGGATAATTCATGGTGAAGCCAGGGGTGAGAGTTTTAAAGGTAAGGTTGCAGTAGGTGCCGTAATACTTAACAGGGTAGCTTCCCGAAAATTTCCGGATACTATAAGGGAAGTTATTCTTCAGAAGGGGCAGTTCAGTTGTTTGCTCGATGGACAGGCCAATCTCTATCCATCTGCAGAATCTATAGAAGCAGCCAAAGCAGCCCTGCTTGGGTATGATCCTACCTATGGCTCTATGTTTTTCTATAATCCAGATGTGGCTACAAATACAAGGTGGATTTCAACAAGACCTGTTATGACGAGAATAGGGGATCATGTATTTTTAAAATAACTGAATAAGAAATAAAATTAGCACCCTTTTTGGGGTGCTAATTTTATGTAACCATATGTTACTTTATGTTACTTTATGTTACTTTTCTGCCATTTCATTGAGGCAGTTCTTACAGATGACCTTTCCTTTAAATTCAACAGTGTCATCAGCATTTCCACAGAAAATACAGGCCGGTTCATATTTCTTTAAAATAATTTTTTCATCATCAACAAAGATTTCCATCGGGTCTTTTTTGTCAATATTCATGGTTCTCCTTAACTCAATTGGAATAACCATCCTCCCCAGATCATCAATCTTTCTAACAATACCTGTCGATTTCATTTAAAATTCCCTCCCTAATAACAAATTTCGACAAATTATCTATGATAATTATACTATTAATTCCAAATAGAGTCAATATATTTAACTAACTTTTTTAAGTAATTTTTAGTTTTTTTTAAAATAAAAGATAAACAGGTATATAAATATAACTAATCTGGTTAAGTATTTGTAATTTTATAGTAACACTGATAAAATATAATGGAATTAATAATCAGGAGGAATAAAAAATGGAGAAACTTATAGAAAAGGTAACCAATATCTTAGGTTCAAATAATTATAAAATAACTTCCCAGAGAAAGGACATTTTAAAGGTTTTGATTAAAAATAAAGAAAGGCATTTCAGTGCAGAAGAACTTTATGAAGAAGTAAAAAAAATAAACCCAGATGTGGGTCTGGCCACTATTTACCGAAACCTGGAGATTTTCAGTGAACTTGGTATAACCCATCAACTTGATTTTGATGGAAACTTTAAGAAATATGAATTAAGCCTGGAAAGGCATCATCATCATTTAATATGTAAAAACTGTGGTAAAATTATAGAATTTAATGATGATGTACTTGAGGATTTTGAAAAAGATCTTGAAAAGCATTATAACTTTAAAATAGTGGACCATCAGATTAAATTTTATGGGATCTGTCAGGACTGTAAAAATGAAGATGAATAATTGCGGGATTACAACAGTAAGTGGTAATTTTATAAGGTGTAATAACATAAAATCATTATATGAATACTAAAAACAGTATAACTACAAATGATAAAAAGGTATATTTAGTGGGGTCTCCCAATGTTGGTAAAAGTGTCATATTTAATTATTTAACAGATAGTTATGCCCTGGTATCAAATTACCCCGGGACAACTGTCGAGTTAAGTACAGGGAAGATCCTTATAGAGGGGCAGGTAGTCCGGTTGATAGACACCCCTGGTATATATTCCCTTTATTTTCCTATATCTGAAGAAGAGAAGGTAACCAGGAAAGTGCTTATGACCGGCAATCCAGATTTAGTTATTCATGTCATCGATGCTAAAAATATTGAAAAAATGCTTGTTATGACTTTTGAGCTCCTTGAGCTGGGTTATAACCTTATTCTTGTTTTAAACATTATTGATGAAGCTAAAAAACTGGGAATAAGTATTAATACTGAATTGCTATCAAATATTTTAGGGATTCCAGTAGTGGGTACAGTTTCAATAACCGGTCAGGGAATGAGGGAGCTCTTTTTTTTAATATCTAAAATGGTTATATAAATTATCTTTAAAGATTATTCATAATTGATGTTCTGGTTGCAAAACAGGACGGCGATCTCTATTATGAAATTTGTTGAACATAAATTACTTTAAATCAGGGAGTTTTTCCATGAAAGCCTTTTTAAAATTTGAGGACCCTCTTGAAAGGTCACTTCAAGAACTTTCTTCCCTTTTTAAAAAGAACTACCCTGTCAGTCATCGGGCCCTGGTACTTATGGTCTTATCAGGGGATAAAGAAATAGAAGACCTAATTTCCAGGTCTGAAAGTGATAATCTGGTTGATAGAATAAAAAAACATAAGAATAAGTTAAGGAAGGATTACGGGTATCCTCTGGAGGTAGTTATCTCTAAACAGAGGAAAGAAAAAGTCAAAAAAGTAGTTGGGGAAGTTTTAAAAAAAGATCAGCAATCAGGTAATGTCCTGAAAGAGACTATAGATTTTCTGACGATAAATCCCTACAGTGGTCCTGTTATTCTGGCAATAGTTCTTATAGGATTATACTACCTGGTCGGGGTAGTAGGAGCCCGGTACCTGGTTGATTTTATTGAAAAAAACTTTTTTATAGATTATTTTAATCCTTTGATTACAGAATTTATTGAAATGATTATTCCATACCGAATTTTGCAGGAACTTTTTGTTGGTGATTATGGTATATTTACTCTGGCTTTAAGATATGCCATTGCCCTCGTTCTACCGATTGTGGGTTGTTTCTTTCTGGCTTTTTCTATTCTGGAGGATTCAGGTTATTTCCCCCGGATAGCGGTTTTATCAAATAAAATTCTAAAGGTTATTGGACTGAACGGAAGGGCTGTTATCCCCATATTACTCGGTTTTGGGTGTGGCACCATGGCTACCATTGCAACCAGGGTCCTGGAGCGTAAAAGAGAACGGATACTCGTAACCTTCCTCTTAGCCCTGGCAATACCCTGTTCCAGTCAGATGGGGTTAATAAGTGGAATTTTAGCAGGTAATCCAGTAGGTCTTTTAATCTGGGTCATTGTTGTGGGTGCAGTCTTTACAGTAACAGGTTATTTACTGGGATTAATTTTACCAGGAAGATCAGGGGCCTTTTATATGGAATTAACTGAACTTCGTATTCCCCGACCCGTACACATTATTAAGAAGACAGTTAACCGTATGAGGTGGTATTTTCTGGAAGTTGTCCCTTTGTTTATATATGCCAGTTTTTTTATCTGGATAGGCAGGTTAACCGGTTTATTTGAAAGGTTTTTAAACTTGCTACATCCTGTAGTAAGGATGGTTGGTCTTCCCGGGGAATCAGCTGTCATATTTTTATATGGTTTTTTTAGGAGGGATTATGGGGCAGCCGGCCTTTATGACCTCTATAGAAGTGGAGTATTAAATAACCGTTCTTTAATAGTGGTTTCAGTAATTTTAACCTTATTTGTTCCCTGTGTTGCTCATTTTTCTATGATAATCAGGGAACGGGGTCTGATTACAGGTCTGGTAATAACAGGACTTGTATTTATAATTGCCTTTACAACAGGATATATCTTAAATAATATT encodes:
- the sigK gene encoding RNA polymerase sporulation sigma factor SigK — translated: MLSLLISFFRGLLILVSYIRNGKVFPQPLSPEEEEKYIKRMRQGDEEARNILIEHNLRLVAHIVKKYNSVYTDNEDLISIGTIGLIKGINTYDETKKTKLATYAARCIENEILMHLRSVKKLSNETLLQESIGSDKDGNDITLMDVLDTREDSVINKVEKSIDEEQLYNKLGELSPREKKVLELRYGLLDGKRLTQKEVASILGISRSYVSRIEKKAIQELSDLFHGKAGHR
- a CDS encoding YqeG family HAD IIIA-type phosphatase; translated protein: MGSKIQPDFYYKSIFDVELEKLKIEGIEGIICDIDNTIVPWSKREIVKEVVNWFDEIESYGFKICLVSNGTGSRVTYFSEKLGVPAVGRAVKPAKRAFYRAMDKLGMDPEQIAVIGDQLFTDVFGGNRMGFTTVLVNPMSDRELFTTRLLRKLEKLFFERED
- a CDS encoding cell wall hydrolase: MKEKMATVILILLFVTVFILDFHKVEASGYYMELGTRILKKGDEGPDVAILQRKLKELNLYRGKIDGIFGPGTEKAVKLFQEKNKLKVDGIVGPGTYSKLPKGNLLSRMDISRDDILLLARIIHGEARGESFKGKVAVGAVILNRVASRKFPDTIREVILQKGQFSCLLDGQANLYPSAESIEAAKAALLGYDPTYGSMFFYNPDVATNTRWISTRPVMTRIGDHVFLK
- a CDS encoding AbrB/MazE/SpoVT family DNA-binding domain-containing protein; the protein is MKSTGIVRKIDDLGRMVIPIELRRTMNIDKKDPMEIFVDDEKIILKKYEPACIFCGNADDTVEFKGKVICKNCLNEMAEK
- a CDS encoding Fur family transcriptional regulator, which gives rise to MEKLIEKVTNILGSNNYKITSQRKDILKVLIKNKERHFSAEELYEEVKKINPDVGLATIYRNLEIFSELGITHQLDFDGNFKKYELSLERHHHHLICKNCGKIIEFNDDVLEDFEKDLEKHYNFKIVDHQIKFYGICQDCKNEDE
- a CDS encoding FeoB small GTPase domain-containing protein → MNTKNSITTNDKKVYLVGSPNVGKSVIFNYLTDSYALVSNYPGTTVELSTGKILIEGQVVRLIDTPGIYSLYFPISEEEKVTRKVLMTGNPDLVIHVIDAKNIEKMLVMTFELLELGYNLILVLNIIDEAKKLGISINTELLSNILGIPVVGTVSITGQGMRELFFLISKMVI
- a CDS encoding nucleoside recognition domain-containing protein, encoding MKAFLKFEDPLERSLQELSSLFKKNYPVSHRALVLMVLSGDKEIEDLISRSESDNLVDRIKKHKNKLRKDYGYPLEVVISKQRKEKVKKVVGEVLKKDQQSGNVLKETIDFLTINPYSGPVILAIVLIGLYYLVGVVGARYLVDFIEKNFFIDYFNPLITEFIEMIIPYRILQELFVGDYGIFTLALRYAIALVLPIVGCFFLAFSILEDSGYFPRIAVLSNKILKVIGLNGRAVIPILLGFGCGTMATIATRVLERKRERILVTFLLALAIPCSSQMGLISGILAGNPVGLLIWVIVVGAVFTVTGYLLGLILPGRSGAFYMELTELRIPRPVHIIKKTVNRMRWYFLEVVPLFIYASFFIWIGRLTGLFERFLNLLHPVVRMVGLPGESAVIFLYGFFRRDYGAAGLYDLYRSGVLNNRSLIVVSVILTLFVPCVAHFSMIIRERGLITGLVITGLVFIIAFTTGYILNNIFFLLNIV